In a single window of the Acyrthosiphon pisum isolate AL4f chromosome X, pea_aphid_22Mar2018_4r6ur, whole genome shotgun sequence genome:
- the LOC107882342 gene encoding uncharacterized protein LOC107882342 — MVDVEMLIEEIRKFPVLYDQTSEKYRNSECKDRVWNNISTILAVKGGIEECKKKWSTVRDQFRRTLQKRNTASGQAAMNNRKYKYENIFEFLLPHIAERDTLSNVEEDQNNEMEFTNNETPEEFSGQTCEPQNNRESSDKSITEIQDSVDDTLRSTTETLAKVSSLSVKKITFRPLLKRKMIHEGKSINSPASQLMEFMLAEKEEENKKSKKEVESTVKHPIDAFLVA, encoded by the exons ATGGTTGATGTAGAAATGTTAATCGAAGAAATTCGAAAGTTTCCAGTCCTATACGACCAAACCAGCGAAAAATACAGAAATTCGGAGTGTAAAGACAGAGTTTggaataatatttcaactataTTAGCAGTTAAAG GTGGAATagaagaatgtaaaaaaaagtggtCTACTGTCAGAGATCAGTTCCGTAGAACTCTACAAAAAAGGAATACAGCATCTGGACAGGCTGCTATGAATAATCGAAAGTAtaagtatgaaaatatttttgagtttctTTTACCACACATTGCAGAACGCGACACATTATCTAACGTTGAAGAggatcaaaataatgaaatggaGTTTACTAATAATGAAACCCCGGAAGAATTCAGTGGACAAACATGTGAGCCACAGAATAACAGAGAGAGTAGCGACAAATCAATAACTGAAATTCAAGATTCTGTGGACGATACTCTCAGATCTACAACAGAAACATTAGCCAAAGTATCTAGTTTATCTGTGAAGAAAATTACATTTAGACCTCTACTCAAACGAAAAATGATTCATGaaggaaaatctataaattCTCCAGCAAGCCAGCTAATGGAATTTATGTTAGCTGAGAAggaagaagaaaataaaaaatcgaaaaaagaaGTCGAATCTACAGTTAAGCATCCAATTGATGCTTTTTTAGTGGCATAG